A segment of the Anopheles cruzii chromosome 2, idAnoCruzAS_RS32_06, whole genome shotgun sequence genome:
AATTGGCAAGCTGGTCGAGAAGCTAACGTCCGTTTTCGAGTGCAACAATCAGTTCGCGGTGGAACACGAGAAGCTTCAGAAACAGTACGCCCAGGTGGCCCAGAACCTGCGCACACTGGAAACAATCCAAGCCAAGAGCTGCGACCGTTGTGCGGCCTCCGCGACCGAATGCGAGCAGCTCGGCAAGGAGAACGGTGACCTGCGGAACGAtttgaaaatgatgaaaatacTGGTGTACCGATTGAATGTGCAGATCGAGCGGTACCAGGATTTGGTGCGCGACGGTAAAGGCAGCATACCGAAGCTCGACTTCGTCGACAGTACGTACGGTGGGGCGAAGGACAATCTGAACTGGGGACCGGTCAACACGCACACCCTCGGTCCCCTGTTGAACGCGTACGAAGAGATCATCGCCGAAAAGACGGACCTGGTGCAGCAGTACGAAACCGAGCTCGTCACCTTCACCGGCCAGATGAAGCAGGTGATCGAAGAGAATGAATCGGTGCACCGTGAGATGGAAGGGATACGCACCGCACAGGCGGGCTGGACGGATGAAAGGACCCGCTTGCAGGCACAGGTCGGCGTGCTGCGGAGCAAGGCCGAGGTGCAGGCGAAGCGGGCCGATttggcgaaggaaaaactcGTCGAGGTGCTGAAATGTTACGAGCAAAAGGGTGAGCATTGCCAAACGCTTTCAAGCAAGATTTGATTTCTAACCTTCCCGGCCATTCTGTTCCCGTCCAGTGCAAGCCCAGTCCCTAGACATCGAGCGGCTCCAGGAAGCTTACACGCGCAGCAAAACGGAACTAACGTCGCTGAGGAACCTCAACCAAAATCCGGAAGCCGTTGCCGACAGTTTGAAAGAGTGTCAAAAGTAAGTCcaagcaacgcaacgcacagCAACGCACTAATTCGATGGGGCGCGTTTCTCTCTTGGCAGACTGTTTGCGGAACTTAAGCTTCAACACAGCACCGATCGCACCCGGCTGACGgaggaaaccgaaacgatCAAGGGCGAGCTGCAGAAAAAGTCTACCGAACTGGAGCAGCTGCGACAGAACTATCAGCAGCAGTTGAGCATCTTCGAGCGTCAAAAAGAAATCAACGAGTGAGTGCGCGGTCCCCCTTTTGGTCGCCCGCGGCGTTCTAATCCGGCGTTGGGTTTTTGATTGCAGTATTCTAATGGGCAAGAACGCTGCTCTGAAGGCAACACTGACGCGGGCGCGACAATCGAAAGAGATCCTCAAGCAGCGGCTCAAGACGATGATGAACTGGGGCAAAGGGACGGAACAACGGAGCGATCAGCTGCAGGAGTCCTGGCGCAGCATTAAAGCGCTCCAGGAGCAACTGGCGCAGCGCGACGGTCAACTGCAGGCCCTTCAGCAGCGCCACCAAATCGACGTGGA
Coding sequences within it:
- the LOC128278709 gene encoding protein Cep89 homolog, with the protein product MSQFAGSVIFLPENDHFRLPTRHNISPVVRIVSQLFADHSDISSGSTTTEMGGLYRLPVDTIEGKDSLDEEPKPDQLPARTRARRKTRPYGRPMSTYAGVIVGRSKSVDDLSAGAPSGVPVLDDDHDRKTVRDRKQLEKLLRSKEQQIGKLVEKLTSVFECNNQFAVEHEKLQKQYAQVAQNLRTLETIQAKSCDRCAASATECEQLGKENGDLRNDLKMMKILVYRLNVQIERYQDLVRDGKGSIPKLDFVDSTYGGAKDNLNWGPVNTHTLGPLLNAYEEIIAEKTDLVQQYETELVTFTGQMKQVIEENESVHREMEGIRTAQAGWTDERTRLQAQVGVLRSKAEVQAKRADLAKEKLVEVLKCYEQKVQAQSLDIERLQEAYTRSKTELTSLRNLNQNPEAVADSLKECQKLFAELKLQHSTDRTRLTEETETIKGELQKKSTELEQLRQNYQQQLSIFERQKEINDILMGKNAALKATLTRARQSKEILKQRLKTMMNWGKGTEQRSDQLQESWRSIKALQEQLAQRDGQLQALQQRHQIDVEQLHRRLHQREETLRKILAGKAQFRRQT